In Flavobacterium sp. N3904, one DNA window encodes the following:
- a CDS encoding superoxide dismutase, giving the protein MAFELPQLPYAYDALEPHIDARTMEIHHTKHHNAYTTNLNAAIAGTDLEGKTIENILINLDKTNAAVRNNGGGFYNHNLFWTVMSPNGGGLPTGELLEAIESSFGTFEEFKAKFAKAGATQFGSGWAWLCVDKGGKLDVCGTPNQDNPLMPGIGCEGTPILGMDVWEHAYYLHYQNRRPDYIEAFFNVINWTEVARRFAIEK; this is encoded by the coding sequence ATGGCTTTTGAATTACCACAATTACCTTATGCGTATGACGCATTAGAACCTCATATTGATGCTCGTACGATGGAAATTCACCATACAAAGCACCACAATGCCTACACAACAAATTTGAATGCGGCTATCGCTGGAACGGATTTGGAAGGAAAAACAATTGAAAATATCTTGATTAACCTTGACAAAACGAATGCCGCTGTACGTAACAATGGTGGTGGATTTTACAATCACAACTTGTTTTGGACTGTTATGTCTCCAAATGGTGGTGGATTGCCAACAGGCGAATTACTCGAAGCTATTGAAAGTTCTTTTGGAACTTTTGAAGAATTTAAGGCAAAGTTTGCTAAGGCTGGAGCTACTCAATTTGGTTCAGGTTGGGCTTGGTTATGTGTTGACAAAGGCGGCAAACTCGATGTTTGCGGAACTCCTAATCAAGACAATCCTTTGATGCCAGGTATTGGTTGCGAGGGAACTCCAATTCTTGGAATGGATGTTTGGGAACATGCTTATTACTTGCACTACCAAAACAGAAGACCAGATTATATTGAAGCTTTCTTTAATGTAATTAACTGGACAGAAGTAGCTAGACGTTTTGCTATTGAGAAATAG
- a CDS encoding riboflavin synthase produces the protein MFTGIIETLGIVQDIKKEQDNIHITINSSITEELKIDQSVAHNGICLTVVAIVDRSYTVTAIGETIKKTNLSNWKIGDSVNLERAMKLGDRLDGHIVQGHVDQIGTCILVKETNGSWFYTFEYDPFLSNITIEKGSITVNGVSLTVVDSGESNFSVAIIPYTYEHTNFHSFVVGTKVNLEFDVIGKYVSRLYGNKH, from the coding sequence ATGTTTACAGGAATTATTGAAACGCTTGGAATTGTCCAAGACATTAAAAAAGAGCAAGATAATATTCATATCACCATTAATTCTTCTATCACTGAAGAATTGAAAATTGACCAAAGTGTCGCTCATAATGGAATATGTTTAACGGTTGTAGCTATTGTTGATCGGTCCTATACGGTTACTGCTATTGGTGAAACAATCAAAAAGACGAATCTTTCAAATTGGAAAATAGGAGATAGTGTTAATTTAGAAAGAGCAATGAAATTAGGCGACCGACTGGATGGTCATATTGTACAGGGTCATGTCGATCAAATAGGGACTTGTATTTTGGTAAAAGAAACTAATGGGAGTTGGTTTTATACTTTTGAATATGACCCGTTTTTATCGAATATCACAATTGAAAAGGGTTCAATTACAGTAAATGGAGTTAGTTTGACAGTTGTAGATTCTGGAGAGTCCAATTTTAGTGTAGCCATCATACCTTATACTTACGAACATACTAATTTTCATTCTTTTGTGGTAGGAACTAAAGTCAATTTGGAATTTGATGTAATTGGAAAATATGTTTCTAGATTGTATGGTAATAAGCACTAG
- the rpmF gene encoding 50S ribosomal protein L32 — protein sequence MAHPKRKISKTRRDKRRTHYKATVAQIATCPITGEAHLYHRAYWHEGKMYYRGQVVIDKSVALA from the coding sequence ATGGCACATCCAAAGAGAAAAATCTCGAAAACAAGAAGAGATAAGAGAAGAACACATTATAAAGCTACTGTAGCTCAAATCGCTACTTGTCCAATCACTGGAGAAGCACATTTATACCACAGAGCCTACTGGCATGAAGGGAAAATGTACTACAGAGGACAAGTTGTTATAGATAAATCTGTAGCTCTTGCTTAA
- a CDS encoding ABC transporter permease, with translation MNFPLYIAKRYIFSKSKNNAINIINRIASMGIIVGAMALFVVLSVFTGLKEFSLSFTNDIDPDLKVSSTLGKSFFIVPNQEKEIAAIEGIASYSKVIEERVLFTFNGKQEVTFLKGVDSTFSTVSDFKKKIYNGQWLKPDTYQVVVGYGIAQKFSMGLLDYNNAFEVFVPKPGKGTIENPDQAFNKTDVFPVGIYAISEDLDSKYVFADLGLAQELLEYKPNQISNLEIKLNDDANESAVIEKLQSIFNNKITVKNKEQLNESLYKMLNTENIAVYLIFTLVIVVALFNLIGALIMMILDKKGNLKTLFNLGTDIKDLRNIFLLQGTLLSVFGGIIGLLLGIVIVLLQQQYQFIMITSTLAYPVVFTIENVLIVMATIVTLGFIASLIASSRVSKKLLD, from the coding sequence TTGAATTTTCCTCTTTACATAGCCAAACGGTATATTTTTAGCAAAAGCAAAAATAATGCTATCAATATTATTAATCGTATTGCTAGTATGGGGATTATTGTGGGTGCCATGGCATTGTTTGTTGTACTCTCGGTTTTTACTGGCTTGAAAGAATTTAGTCTTTCGTTTACCAATGATATTGACCCCGATCTTAAAGTGAGTAGTACGCTTGGAAAATCTTTTTTTATTGTACCCAATCAGGAAAAAGAGATTGCAGCGATTGAAGGTATCGCCTCCTATTCGAAGGTTATTGAAGAGCGAGTGTTGTTTACTTTTAATGGAAAACAAGAGGTTACTTTCTTAAAAGGTGTTGATTCTACTTTTAGCACTGTAAGCGATTTTAAAAAAAAAATATACAATGGGCAATGGCTCAAACCAGACACTTATCAGGTTGTTGTTGGTTATGGTATTGCTCAAAAATTCTCGATGGGTTTACTGGATTACAATAATGCCTTTGAGGTTTTTGTTCCAAAACCGGGTAAGGGAACTATTGAAAATCCAGATCAGGCTTTCAATAAAACTGATGTTTTTCCGGTTGGAATTTATGCGATTAGCGAAGATTTGGATTCTAAATATGTATTTGCTGATTTGGGTTTGGCACAGGAATTATTAGAATACAAGCCAAATCAGATTTCTAATCTTGAAATTAAATTAAACGATGATGCTAACGAAAGTGCTGTTATCGAAAAACTCCAATCCATATTCAACAATAAAATTACTGTAAAAAACAAGGAACAGCTGAATGAATCCTTATATAAAATGTTGAATACTGAAAATATTGCGGTGTATTTGATATTTACTTTGGTAATTGTTGTAGCGCTTTTTAACTTGATTGGTGCGCTTATTATGATGATTTTGGATAAAAAAGGAAACCTTAAAACACTTTTTAATCTAGGAACCGATATCAAAGATTTGCGAAATATATTTTTACTGCAAGGAACTCTGTTGAGTGTCTTTGGCGGTATTATTGGATTATTATTGGGTATTGTTATTGTATTATTGCAACAGCAGTATCAGTTTATAATGATTACTTCTACGCTTGCTTACCCTGTAGTTTTTACTATTGAAAATGTATTGATTGTTATGGCAACTATCGTTACGTTAGGTTTTATCGCTTCCCTTATTGCGAGTAGCCGAGTGAGCAAGAAGTTGTTGGATTAG
- the accC gene encoding acetyl-CoA carboxylase biotin carboxylase subunit produces MFKKILIANRGEIALRIIRTCKEMGIKTVAVYSTADAESLHVKFADEAVCIGPPPSNLSYLKMSNIIAAAEITNADAIHPGYGFLSENAKFSKICQEHNIKFIGASPEMIDRMGDKASAKSTMIEAGVPCVPGSVGILESFEQAAELANKFGYPVMLKATAGGGGKGMRAVWAPEDLLKAWEGARQESAAAFGNDGMYLEKLIEEPRHIEIQVVGDSYGKACHLSERDCSVQRRHQKLTEETPSPFMTEELRSKMGEAAVKAAEYIKYEGAGTVEFLVDKHRNFYFMEMNTRIQVEHPITEQVVDYDLIREQILVAAGVPISGRNYLPQLHAIECRINAEDPYNDFRPSPGKITTLHMPGGHGVRLDTHVYSGYTIPPNYDSMIAKLITTAQTREEAISKMRRALDEFVIEGIKTTIPFHRQLMDDPRYIAGDYTTAFMDTFKMNDPE; encoded by the coding sequence ATGTTTAAAAAAATACTAATAGCCAATAGAGGAGAAATCGCGCTTCGTATTATCAGAACATGTAAGGAAATGGGTATAAAAACAGTAGCCGTTTATTCTACTGCCGATGCTGAAAGTTTGCATGTGAAGTTTGCCGATGAAGCCGTATGTATAGGGCCGCCTCCTAGTAATTTGTCTTATTTAAAAATGTCAAATATAATTGCTGCTGCCGAAATTACAAACGCAGATGCAATACACCCAGGTTATGGATTCCTATCAGAAAACGCAAAATTTTCTAAAATTTGTCAAGAACACAATATAAAATTTATCGGTGCATCTCCTGAAATGATTGATCGCATGGGAGACAAAGCTTCTGCAAAATCAACTATGATTGAAGCTGGAGTTCCTTGTGTTCCTGGTTCAGTTGGAATTTTAGAATCATTCGAACAGGCTGCAGAATTAGCCAATAAATTTGGATATCCTGTAATGCTAAAAGCAACTGCAGGTGGTGGAGGTAAAGGAATGAGAGCTGTTTGGGCTCCAGAAGATTTACTGAAAGCATGGGAAGGTGCGCGTCAAGAATCGGCTGCCGCTTTCGGAAATGACGGGATGTATCTTGAAAAATTAATTGAAGAACCACGTCATATCGAAATCCAAGTTGTTGGTGATTCTTACGGAAAAGCCTGTCACCTCTCAGAAAGAGACTGCTCTGTTCAACGTCGTCACCAAAAATTGACAGAAGAAACGCCTTCTCCGTTTATGACCGAAGAGTTGCGTTCTAAAATGGGCGAAGCTGCTGTAAAAGCTGCTGAATATATTAAATACGAAGGTGCTGGAACTGTAGAGTTTTTGGTAGACAAACACAGAAACTTTTACTTCATGGAAATGAATACTCGTATCCAAGTAGAACATCCTATTACTGAACAAGTAGTAGATTACGACTTAATTCGCGAACAAATACTCGTTGCAGCAGGTGTGCCAATTTCTGGAAGAAATTATTTACCACAATTGCACGCTATCGAATGTCGTATTAATGCCGAAGATCCATACAACGACTTCAGACCGTCACCAGGAAAAATCACTACGCTTCATATGCCTGGTGGTCATGGAGTACGTCTTGACACACATGTGTATTCAGGCTATACGATTCCGCCAAATTACGATTCGATGATTGCAAAATTAATTACTACAGCCCAAACTCGTGAAGAAGCGATTAGTAAAATGAGAAGAGCACTAGACGAATTTGTGATTGAAGGAATTAAAACAACCATTCCATTCCACAGACAGTTGATGGATGATCCAAGATATATAGCTGGTGATTATACTACAGCTTTCATGGATACTTTTAAAATGAATGATCCGGAATAA
- a CDS encoding beta-ketoacyl-ACP synthase III, translating into MSTITAAITAVGGYVPDFVLSNKVLETMVDTNDEWITTRTGIKERRILKDSSKGTSFLAIKAAQDLIAKANIDPLEIDLIIMATATADMPVASTGVYVATEIGATNAFAYDLQAACSSFLYGMSTAAAYIQSGRYKKVLLIGADKMSSIVDYKDRATCIIFGDGAGAVLFEPNYEGYGLQDEYLRSDGLGRDFLKIPAGGSILPTSLETVNDNKHNIIQDGKTVFKYAVTNMADASELILKRNNLTNQDVNWLVPHQANKRIIDATASRMNLEDSKVLMNIEKYGNTTSATLPLVLYDFEHLFKKGDTIIFAAFGGGFTWGSIYLTWAYDKK; encoded by the coding sequence ATGAGTACAATTACAGCCGCAATTACCGCAGTTGGTGGTTATGTTCCAGACTTCGTTCTTTCAAACAAAGTACTTGAAACCATGGTAGATACAAATGACGAATGGATAACAACACGCACAGGAATTAAAGAAAGAAGAATTTTAAAAGACAGTAGCAAAGGAACTTCTTTTTTAGCTATAAAAGCTGCACAAGATTTAATAGCCAAAGCAAATATTGACCCTCTAGAAATAGATTTAATTATAATGGCAACTGCAACTGCAGATATGCCAGTTGCATCAACAGGAGTATATGTAGCTACAGAAATAGGCGCCACAAATGCTTTTGCATATGATTTGCAGGCAGCATGTTCCAGTTTTTTATATGGAATGTCTACTGCTGCAGCCTATATTCAATCAGGGAGATATAAAAAAGTATTATTAATTGGAGCAGATAAAATGTCTTCAATAGTAGATTACAAAGACAGAGCCACTTGTATTATATTTGGAGATGGTGCTGGTGCAGTTCTGTTTGAACCTAATTATGAAGGATATGGTCTGCAAGATGAATATTTACGAAGCGATGGTCTAGGCCGAGATTTCTTAAAGATTCCGGCAGGGGGATCCATTCTTCCTACCTCGCTAGAAACGGTTAATGACAATAAACACAACATTATTCAAGATGGCAAGACAGTATTTAAATATGCTGTAACCAATATGGCCGATGCCAGTGAATTGATTCTAAAAAGAAACAATTTGACTAATCAAGATGTTAATTGGTTAGTTCCTCATCAAGCCAACAAACGAATTATAGATGCGACTGCCAGCAGAATGAATTTAGAAGATTCAAAAGTATTGATGAATATTGAAAAATACGGAAACACTACTTCGGCAACTTTACCTTTAGTATTATATGATTTTGAACATCTTTTCAAAAAAGGAGACACTATCATTTTTGCTGCTTTTGGCGGTGGATTTACTTGGGGATCAATTTACTTAACTTGGGCCTACGATAAAAAATAA
- the mce gene encoding methylmalonyl-CoA epimerase → MRKIEHIGIAVKNLEVSNLLFEKLFGAPAYKQEEVASEGVKTSFFMNGPNKIELLEATNPESPIAKFLEKKGEGIHHIAFDVEDILSEIQRLKSEGFTVLNEIPKKGADNKLVAFLHPKGTNGVLIELCQEIK, encoded by the coding sequence ATGAGAAAGATAGAACACATCGGTATAGCAGTCAAAAACCTTGAAGTATCCAATTTACTTTTCGAAAAACTATTCGGCGCACCCGCCTACAAACAAGAAGAAGTTGCCAGCGAAGGCGTAAAAACTTCCTTTTTCATGAACGGTCCCAACAAAATAGAACTTCTCGAAGCCACAAACCCCGAAAGCCCGATAGCCAAGTTCCTAGAAAAAAAAGGAGAAGGAATCCACCACATCGCTTTTGACGTAGAAGACATCCTTTCCGAAATCCAGCGCCTCAAATCCGAAGGATTCACCGTCCTAAACGAAATCCCAAAAAAGGGAGCCGACAATAAATTGGTCGCTTTTTTGCATCCAAAAGGCACCAATGGCGTATTAATTGAACTCTGTCAAGAAATAAAATAA
- the rbfA gene encoding 30S ribosome-binding factor RbfA, which produces METNRQKKIGGVIQKDLVDILQGEVRKNGITNLIISVSKVTVTTDLSVATVHLSIFPQEKAKETLEGIKANSTLIKHDLSQRVRLQLRKVPNLVFFIDDSLDYIEKIDNALKNQENPIENRDLLDKRRFQ; this is translated from the coding sequence ATGGAAACAAATAGACAGAAAAAAATAGGCGGGGTTATCCAAAAAGATTTGGTTGATATTTTGCAGGGTGAAGTGAGAAAAAATGGAATTACGAATTTGATAATTTCAGTATCCAAGGTTACAGTAACTACAGATTTGTCTGTGGCAACAGTGCATTTAAGTATTTTTCCTCAAGAAAAAGCAAAGGAAACATTGGAGGGCATTAAGGCTAATTCGACTTTGATTAAGCATGATTTATCACAAAGAGTGCGTTTGCAATTGCGTAAAGTGCCTAATTTGGTTTTCTTTATTGATGATTCTTTGGATTATATCGAGAAGATAGACAATGCTTTGAAAAATCAAGAAAATCCCATAGAGAATAGAGATTTGTTGGACAAACGCAGATTTCAATAA
- a CDS encoding YceD family protein: MSKTKDYLIPFVGLKLGKHKFEYQINNAFFEIFDYNEFQNSDIKVNVVLDKKSTLLEISFKHEGTINVPCDLTSEDFDLPIKGKMKLIVRFGDAFNNDNEELLILPFGEFEIDIAQYIYEMIVLSVPLRRVHPGIKDGSLKTEALTKLKELTIKEQKKEIKKEEKEENIDPRWDKLKQLLTDK; the protein is encoded by the coding sequence ATGAGCAAGACAAAAGATTATTTAATTCCTTTCGTAGGATTGAAGCTAGGGAAACATAAATTTGAGTATCAAATAAATAATGCGTTCTTTGAAATCTTTGATTATAATGAATTTCAAAATTCAGACATCAAAGTAAATGTAGTTTTAGACAAAAAGAGTACGCTGTTAGAAATTAGTTTCAAGCATGAAGGAACAATAAATGTTCCGTGTGATCTTACAAGTGAAGATTTTGATTTGCCTATAAAAGGAAAAATGAAATTAATTGTTAGATTTGGTGATGCTTTTAACAATGATAATGAAGAGTTGTTAATTTTGCCCTTTGGTGAATTTGAAATTGATATTGCTCAATACATTTATGAAATGATAGTGCTTTCAGTTCCATTAAGAAGGGTACACCCTGGAATTAAAGACGGAAGTTTAAAAACAGAAGCTTTGACAAAACTGAAAGAATTAACAATTAAAGAGCAAAAAAAAGAGATTAAAAAAGAAGAAAAAGAAGAAAATATTGACCCACGATGGGACAAATTAAAGCAACTATTAACGGATAAATAA
- the accB gene encoding acetyl-CoA carboxylase biotin carboxyl carrier protein produces MDLKEIQNLIKFVANSGVAEVKLEMDDVKITIRTTLEGSTTETTYVQQLPAQNALQQAVAPQQIAPAAAAPEVAVVENAHFITIKSPIIGTFYRKPSPDKPMFVEVGSTIAKGDVLCVIEAMKLFNEIESEISGKIVKVLVDDMSPVEFDQPLFLVDPS; encoded by the coding sequence ATGGATTTAAAAGAAATTCAAAATCTAATCAAATTTGTAGCAAATTCAGGTGTTGCAGAAGTAAAATTAGAAATGGACGATGTTAAAATCACCATCAGAACTACTTTAGAAGGAAGCACTACTGAAACTACTTATGTGCAACAATTGCCTGCTCAAAATGCCCTTCAACAAGCCGTTGCCCCTCAACAAATTGCTCCGGCAGCAGCAGCTCCAGAAGTTGCAGTAGTAGAAAATGCACACTTCATTACCATCAAATCACCAATTATTGGTACTTTTTATAGAAAACCCTCTCCAGACAAACCAATGTTTGTTGAAGTAGGTAGTACTATTGCAAAAGGAGATGTTCTTTGTGTAATTGAAGCAATGAAATTATTCAACGAAATTGAATCTGAAATATCTGGTAAAATTGTTAAAGTTTTGGTGGATGATATGTCTCCAGTAGAATTTGACCAACCTTTATTCTTAGTAGATCCATCATAA
- the pdxA gene encoding 4-hydroxythreonine-4-phosphate dehydrogenase PdxA gives MMKKAENIIVGISIGDLNGIGSEVVLKTFEDSRMLELCTPVIFANVKILSFIRKNFESTIALHGIDKLDQIVIGKINVFNVWREGVDLNPGTNDEKIGEYAIKSFLAATKALKEGIIDVLVTAPINKYNIQSDEFKFPGHTDYLDQELEGNALMLMVQDNLRVGLLTDHIPLNEVAAHLTEELIIKKIETIKQSLIQDFSINKPKIAVLGLNPHCGDGGVIGTEDDAILKPALKKIFEKGTLVFGPFAADGFFGSNQYEKYDAIIATYHDQGLIPFKTLSFGNGVNYTAGLNKIRTSPDHGTAYDIAGKNKADYNSFKEAVYLAIDIYNSRNQYAEISQKPLKTKEKQL, from the coding sequence ATTATGAAAAAAGCAGAAAATATAATCGTAGGAATTTCAATAGGAGATTTAAACGGTATTGGAAGCGAAGTAGTTCTAAAAACATTTGAAGATTCCCGAATGTTAGAACTTTGTACACCAGTTATTTTTGCTAATGTGAAAATACTTTCTTTTATCAGGAAAAATTTTGAATCTACCATTGCACTTCACGGAATTGACAAACTAGACCAAATTGTGATAGGAAAAATAAATGTTTTCAATGTTTGGAGAGAAGGCGTTGATTTAAACCCAGGAACAAACGACGAGAAAATAGGCGAATATGCCATAAAATCTTTTTTAGCTGCCACCAAAGCTTTAAAAGAAGGTATAATTGACGTATTGGTAACAGCTCCTATAAACAAATACAACATTCAATCAGACGAATTTAAATTTCCTGGCCATACTGATTATTTAGATCAGGAATTAGAGGGCAATGCCTTGATGTTGATGGTGCAAGACAATTTGAGGGTTGGTTTGTTAACAGACCATATCCCATTAAACGAAGTTGCAGCCCACTTAACAGAAGAATTAATTATAAAAAAAATCGAAACCATAAAACAATCTTTAATTCAAGATTTTAGTATTAATAAACCAAAAATTGCCGTTTTAGGTTTAAATCCACATTGTGGAGATGGCGGAGTTATTGGAACTGAAGATGATGCAATACTAAAACCGGCATTAAAAAAAATATTCGAAAAAGGTACCTTAGTATTTGGTCCATTTGCAGCCGATGGTTTTTTTGGAAGCAATCAATACGAAAAATACGATGCCATTATTGCTACCTATCATGATCAAGGATTAATTCCTTTCAAAACGTTGTCTTTCGGAAATGGAGTAAATTACACGGCTGGTCTAAATAAAATAAGAACATCTCCAGATCACGGAACTGCTTATGATATTGCAGGAAAAAATAAAGCCGACTATAATTCTTTCAAAGAGGCGGTTTATCTTGCAATTGATATTTATAATTCTAGAAATCAATACGCCGAAATCAGTCAGAAACCCCTAAAAACAAAAGAAAAGCAGTTATAA